Genomic DNA from Longimicrobium sp.:
GGCGCTGGCGGGGATCTGGGCGGAGGTGCTGGGGGTGGAGCGGGTGGGGGTGGAGGACGACTTCTTCGCGCTGGGCGGGCACTCGCTGCTGGCCACGCGGGTGGTGGCGCGGGTGCGCGCCGCCCTGGGCGTGGAGCTGCCCATGCGCGCCCTCTTCGAAGACTCCACGGTGGCGCGGGTGGCTGCGCGCGTCGAGCAGCTGCGCACCACCCACTCCACCCCCCTCCCCGCCATCGCTCCCCGGGGGCGCGAGCGCTACCGGACGCAGCTTGCGTCCATCTCCCACTGACCGACCATAGGGGTACCTGAGAACGATGTCCATGACCACGATTTCGGAGCTGCCGTACGGCCAGGAAGCCGGCGCGGTGGACGAGGTGTTCGCCTTTCCGCTCTCGCTTGCGCAGGAGCGGATGTGGTACCTCCACCAGATGGAGCCCGGCAGCGCCCTCTACAACATCCCCTCGGCCATGCGGCTGCGGGGGCCGCTGGACGAGGGCGCCCTTCGCCATGCCCTGGACGAGCTGGTGCGCCGGCACGAGCCGCTCCGCACCACCTTCGGGATGCTGGACGGAGAGCCGGTGCAGGTGGTGCACCCGCCCCGTCCCCTGGAGCTTCCGATGACGGAGCTGCAGGGGGCGGAGGCGGGGCTCCGCGACGAGGCGCTGAGGTCGTGCATGCGCGACGAGGCGGCGCGCCCCTTCGACCTGGCCGCCGGCCCCGTGTTCCGCGCCCAGCTGGTGCGGCTGGCTCCCGACGAGCACACGCTCCTCCTCTCCATCCACCACATCGTCACCGACGGGTGGAGCATGGGGATTCTCCTGCGCGAGCTGGGGGCCCTGTACGCCGCGTACCGGCGCGGCGAGCCGAGCCCCCTCCCCGAGCTCCCCATCCAGTACGCGGACTACGCGATCTGGCAGCGGGAGCACCTGCAGGGGGCGGGGCTGGCCTCGCAGCTGGACTACTGGCGCGAGCGGCTGGAGGGCGCCCCCGCCGTCCTGGAGCTCCCCACCGACCGGCCGCGCCCCCCCGTGGCCTCCTTTCGCGGCGCCACCGAGCGGGTGGCCCTCCCGGCGGAGCTCGCGCGGGCGCTGCGCGCGCTCGCCCAGCGCGAAGGGTGCACCCTCTTCGTGGTGCTCCTCGCCGCATGGCAGGCGCTTCTCGCCCGCTACGCCGGCACCGACGACGTGGTGGTGGGCACCACCGTCGCCAACCGCACGCTCGGCGAAACGGAGGGGCTGGTGGGGCTCTTCTTCAACGTTCTGGCGCTGCGCACGCGCTCGGGCGGCGACCCCAGCTTCCGCGAGCTGGTGGCACGGGTCCGCGAGACCACGCTGGGTGCCCTGCAGCACCAGGACGTCCCGTTCGGCAGCGTGGTGGAGGCGGTGCGCCCGGAGCGCAGCCCCAGCCACGCGCCCGTCTTCCAGGTGCTCTTCGAGCTCCACAACGCCTCGGGGGCCGCGCTCTCCCTTCCCGGCCTGGAGCTGAGCTCGGCCGAGTACGAGCTGGTGACGGCCAAGTACGACATCACCCTCACCCTGGTGGACCGGGCGGACGGGATCGCCGGGGGCCTGCAGTACGCCACCGACCTTTTCGACGCGTCCACCATGCGGCGCATGGCCGGGCACTTCCAGGTGCTGCTGGAGGCGGTGGCGGCCGACCCGGAGGTGCGTCTCTCCAGCGCTCCCCTCCTCACCCCGCCCGAGCGCCAGCGGGAGCTGGGGGAGTGGAACGACACGGCCGCGGAATACCCCCACGTCTGCATCCACCAGCTGTTCGAGGAGCAGGCCAGGGAGACGCCCCATGCCGTGGCCGCCGTGTTCCAGGACGAGCGGCTCACCTACGCGCAGCTGGATGCCCGCGCCAACCAGCTCGCGCACCGGCTCCGGCGCATGGGGGTGGGCCCCGAGTCGCGGGTGGCGCTCTGCCTGGAGAGGGGGCTGGAGCTGCTGGTGGCCTTCTTCGGCGTGCTCAAGGCGGGGGGCGCCTACGTTCCCCTGGACCCCACCCACCCGGCCGAGCGGCTGCGCTACATGCTGGAGGACAGCGGGGCCGGCGTCCTCCTCACGCAGAGCTGGCTGGTGGACGGGCTGCCGCCCCACGGGGCCGAGGTGCTGGCGCTGGACACGCTCGCGCTCGCGCACGAGCCGGCCACCCCTCCGCGG
This window encodes:
- a CDS encoding phosphopantetheine-binding protein, translated to ALAGIWAEVLGVERVGVEDDFFALGGHSLLATRVVARVRAALGVELPMRALFEDSTVARVAARVEQLRTTHSTPLPAIAPRGRERYRTQLASISH